The following proteins are co-located in the Melanotaenia boesemani isolate fMelBoe1 chromosome 5, fMelBoe1.pri, whole genome shotgun sequence genome:
- the LOC121639377 gene encoding uncharacterized protein LOC121639377 — translation MQGFFFSQPSLTIMKFSSALMAHNSDVLYLLSVVGGLLVSLTAGGSCMDVAVRTARDPNNLLRLSNALIGFIGFGYQKHLGNSLVKGKLKKLYVTESLYSVLVMTGISLLDPHDLSMLWGFLIFPEKQTNLKSTTANWISPQRRRTIFIFLRGGNSKLILILIVRGSGNKLRSYRSTGKIQWLMEFIRRVAPRGDVIYLLLGGQNGQTRAGLKKSENYPTCFTLGLSALSAVLLWTFLPHITVCILICLCWNVHKSIH, via the exons ATGcaaggcttttttttctcccagccAAGTCTTACAATAATGAAATTTTCATCAGCTCTGATGGCCCACAA TAGTGACGTCCTCTACCTCCTCAGTGTGGTTGGAGGACTCCTGGTGAGTCTGACAGCTGGAGGTTCGTGTATGGATGTGGCTGTGAGGACAGCGCGGGACCCCAATAACCTGCTACGCCTGTCAAACGCGCTTATTGGGTTCATTGGCTTCGGATACCAAAAACATCTT GGTAACTCTTTGgtaaaaggaaaactgaaaaagctctaTGTCACTGAGAG TCTTTACAGTGTTCTTGTGATGACGGGAATATCGCTGCTGGACCCTCATGATTTAAGTATGCTGTGGGGGTTTCTGATCTTCCCCGAGAAGCAAACAAATCTGAAGTCAACAACTGCAAACTGGATCTCTCCACAAAG GCGCAGGACTATTTTCATCTTCCTTCGTGGTGGTAACAGTAAACTCATACTGATACTGATAGTAAGAGGTAGTGGAAACAAACTGAGATCATACAGGTCTACGGGTAAAATACAATGGCTGATGGAGTTTATCAGAAGGGTGGCGCCACGTGGAGATGTG aTTTATCTTTTACTGGGTGGACAGAATGGACAAACCAGGGCTGGACTCAAGAAAAGTGAAAATTACCCAACATGCTTTACCTTGGGATTGTCTGCCCTGTCTGCTGTTCTGCTTTGGACTTTTCTGCCTCATATTACAGTTTGCATTTTGATCTGTTTATGTTGGAATGTACATAAAAGTATCCACTGA